A single genomic interval of Granulicella tundricola MP5ACTX9 harbors:
- a CDS encoding alpha-L-arabinofuranosidase C-terminal domain-containing protein translates to MVLKPLKFSLLCLTPAVLLGGACTLSGAQITESNPAANGPVHIKVSRPAHPQIIPEALFGSFLEPIRQSTYGGLWADAVVNPSFEDGLWSSNNIAQMLHERPELRRGSEVGLPLPWEPLERSQGSRYAPIRGDAANSYQSLLLMSLPGKEVGILQRLDLPVQRELTYKGNIWIKHVEGPETVSVSLRRRDHHDQTLASADIVASQATWTKYPFSLTLKPGNVAPLDPVDLVISLSNDARAQVDNVSLFPADAVDGMDPDVLNLARELHSPLVRFGGNFTSHYDWHDGLGPADKRISKLNLSWGIPEYNTFGTDEFLNFCRLINAQPQIALNLGTGHPQDAADWVRYVNEHWGDHKGGNLWELGNELWGDFQVGYPSMERVAAKTLATSQAIRAVDPHARLIATGADEDFFHDWDAQQLATPPDTFNYLSTHFVVNDNVQLAHASDQFRTQAALALPWGLADRMQAIKKQIADSGRPDVKVAFTEWLMVSDSHTGPHFSNLGGALFAGGFLNMVLRNSDAVGVSDMTGIIDFAGIVKKHGQAYGSPAYWVLRAYSSTHPHLLLAVQSDSPTYNVTHGIQRLPEISNVPYLDVIAAESADGKSLVLFCVNRHLTHAATAEVDLSAFGVKSGTARISTITGENILVENDEVNPNTVTPIMRSEAFKSKLTYTFPSKSVTVVEIPKDGLK, encoded by the coding sequence ATGGTGCTGAAACCTTTGAAATTCAGTCTTCTCTGCCTGACTCCCGCAGTCCTTCTCGGAGGCGCATGCACTCTGAGCGGAGCTCAGATTACTGAATCCAACCCCGCCGCCAACGGCCCCGTTCATATCAAGGTCAGCCGCCCTGCCCATCCGCAGATCATTCCAGAAGCCCTGTTCGGCAGCTTTCTTGAACCCATTCGCCAATCGACCTACGGGGGCCTCTGGGCGGACGCAGTCGTTAACCCTTCCTTCGAGGATGGTCTCTGGTCCTCAAACAACATCGCCCAGATGTTGCACGAGCGCCCCGAACTCCGCCGCGGCTCAGAGGTAGGCCTCCCCCTGCCCTGGGAGCCGCTTGAACGCAGCCAGGGCAGCCGATACGCGCCCATTCGCGGTGATGCCGCAAACTCATACCAGTCCCTCCTCCTGATGTCTCTGCCCGGCAAGGAAGTCGGCATTCTTCAGCGCCTTGATCTGCCCGTCCAGCGTGAACTGACCTATAAGGGAAACATCTGGATCAAACATGTAGAAGGCCCGGAAACTGTGTCGGTCTCCTTGCGCCGCAGAGACCATCACGATCAAACCCTCGCATCCGCAGATATCGTTGCATCGCAGGCAACGTGGACGAAATATCCCTTTAGCCTGACGCTTAAGCCCGGGAACGTGGCCCCGCTTGATCCCGTCGATCTCGTCATCTCGCTCTCCAATGACGCTCGAGCTCAGGTAGACAACGTCTCGCTCTTCCCTGCAGACGCAGTCGATGGCATGGACCCGGACGTCCTCAACCTCGCACGCGAGCTTCATTCGCCCCTCGTTCGCTTCGGCGGAAATTTCACCTCACACTATGACTGGCATGACGGGTTAGGCCCCGCTGACAAGCGCATCTCCAAGCTCAACCTCTCCTGGGGCATCCCGGAATACAACACCTTCGGCACCGATGAGTTCCTCAACTTCTGCCGACTCATCAACGCCCAGCCTCAGATCGCCCTCAACCTCGGCACCGGCCATCCGCAGGACGCAGCCGACTGGGTTCGCTACGTCAACGAGCATTGGGGAGATCACAAGGGCGGCAATCTATGGGAGCTTGGAAACGAGCTCTGGGGAGACTTCCAGGTAGGCTATCCCTCCATGGAGCGCGTAGCCGCCAAGACCCTCGCAACGAGCCAGGCCATCCGCGCCGTTGACCCGCACGCACGTCTCATCGCCACCGGGGCAGATGAAGACTTCTTCCATGACTGGGACGCCCAGCAACTCGCCACGCCGCCTGACACCTTCAACTACCTCTCCACCCACTTTGTCGTCAATGACAACGTCCAGCTTGCCCATGCCAGCGACCAATTCCGCACGCAAGCCGCGCTCGCTCTTCCCTGGGGTCTCGCAGACCGAATGCAGGCCATCAAGAAGCAGATCGCAGACTCCGGCCGGCCGGACGTCAAGGTAGCGTTCACTGAGTGGCTCATGGTCTCCGACTCCCACACTGGCCCTCACTTCTCAAACCTCGGCGGGGCACTCTTCGCTGGTGGCTTCCTCAACATGGTTTTGCGCAACTCGGATGCCGTCGGCGTCTCTGACATGACCGGCATCATTGACTTTGCAGGCATCGTCAAGAAGCATGGTCAGGCCTATGGATCCCCTGCCTACTGGGTGCTTCGTGCCTATAGCAGCACCCACCCTCATCTGTTGTTGGCGGTCCAGTCGGACTCGCCCACGTACAACGTCACCCACGGCATACAGCGCCTTCCTGAGATCTCAAACGTCCCCTACCTTGATGTGATCGCAGCCGAGTCAGCGGACGGCAAGAGCCTCGTGCTCTTCTGCGTAAACCGTCACCTCACCCATGCGGCTACGGCGGAGGTGGATCTCAGCGCCTTCGGCGTCAAGTCCGGCACCGCCCGGATTTCAACCATAACCGGGGAAAACATATTGGTGGAGAATGATGAAGTGAATCCCAACACAGTCACCCCCATCATGCGCTCGGAAGCCTTCAAGTCGAAGTTGACTTACACCTTTCCAAGCAAGAGCGTCACGGTGGTGGAAATTCCGAAAGACGGACTGAAGTAG
- a CDS encoding family 43 glycosylhydrolase, whose amino-acid sequence MRFVISIYLLIALNAGSVFAQNPRSIPVKGDIQGAHDPSIARDGNTWYVFTTGKTADGGQFAVRCSRDLEHWNLCGQVFDSIPAWITTRSPGTKDLWAADISFVHGEYRLYYSYSLFGKNTSGIALATNKTLDKSNPNHKWQDRGLVFESHASDNYNAIDPNYIADKDGHGWLAFGSFWDGIKMWRLDDNSGLLSKTDSHLYDLARRKQPADADPAHPGLPPDWQAIEAPFIVRHGQFYYLFTSWDLCCRGLKSTYKTMVGRSLSITGPYLDRDGVPLSRGGGSSVLLPNKTWLGPGGESVFMDPSGSDLMVFHAYDAKDGRPGMQLSTIDWSGDWPSVVLSN is encoded by the coding sequence ATGCGCTTTGTTATATCGATCTATCTCCTGATTGCGCTCAACGCGGGTAGCGTCTTTGCACAGAACCCAAGATCCATTCCCGTAAAAGGAGATATACAGGGCGCCCACGACCCATCCATCGCGCGTGATGGAAACACATGGTACGTCTTCACCACAGGCAAGACCGCGGATGGCGGTCAGTTCGCCGTCCGCTGCTCCAGGGATCTTGAGCATTGGAACTTATGTGGCCAGGTCTTCGACTCTATCCCGGCATGGATCACAACACGCAGCCCCGGCACGAAAGACCTCTGGGCAGCCGACATATCGTTCGTTCACGGCGAGTACCGCCTCTATTACTCCTACTCGCTCTTCGGCAAGAACACGTCAGGCATTGCATTGGCCACGAATAAAACATTGGATAAGTCGAACCCGAACCACAAATGGCAGGATCGCGGGTTGGTCTTTGAGTCTCATGCCTCCGATAACTACAACGCCATCGACCCCAACTACATCGCTGACAAGGATGGCCATGGCTGGCTGGCCTTCGGCAGCTTCTGGGATGGAATCAAGATGTGGCGTCTTGACGACAACTCAGGCCTGCTCTCAAAGACAGACTCTCACCTCTATGACCTCGCCCGCCGGAAACAGCCGGCAGACGCCGACCCGGCGCATCCCGGCCTGCCTCCGGATTGGCAGGCCATTGAAGCGCCATTTATCGTTCGGCACGGCCAGTTCTATTACCTCTTCACCTCGTGGGATCTATGCTGCCGTGGCTTGAAAAGCACATACAAGACAATGGTCGGAAGATCTCTCTCCATCACCGGCCCATACCTGGACCGCGATGGTGTACCGCTATCCCGCGGTGGTGGCTCCAGCGTGCTTCTCCCCAACAAGACCTGGTTAGGCCCAGGAGGCGAGAGCGTGTTCATGGACCCATCGGGCAGTGACCTCATGGTCTTCCACGCCTATGACGCAAAGGACGGAAGACCAGGCATGCAACTCTCCACCATCGACTGGTCTGGCGATTGGCCGTCAGTCGTACTTTCCAACTGA
- a CDS encoding glycoside hydrolase family 3 C-terminal domain-containing protein: MSLSRLGCGVVAFGMLVGTGYAQAGGDAGAAYKDARRPVAERVADLLGRMTLEEKISLLSGSSWMESAGVPRLGIPAIKMADGPMGIRIWTGPSSQTSVETPVNRFSSTAFPAGINVAASWDPELARQEGQVIGQEVAAVGRDMILGPTVNIHRTPLWGRNFESYGEDPYLSGRMAVGYIKGVQSEGILPSVKHFTVNNEEFERHRIDVAVDERALHEIYFPAFEAAIKDAHVWTVMSSYNKVNGAYAAESPLLKQELYKEFGFKGFVVSDWGSTYSTAGTVNAGMDIEMPGGPPMRKWLAASGPHIAGNDGGYLVPEKVMPLVKSNEIPVANVNENAGRILTVIFESGLYDHQHVAGGAIDTPAQRALTRKAADEGIVLLKNQGGVLPLEAGKVKSIAVIGPGAATARAGGGGSGLVYAKNIVSPLDGIRARATGVDVRYALGAAMAGEEPEHDTAEAKKKRLNEAIAAAKDADAAVVFVGYSWKLETEGKDRPDMKLPEGQDEMIRAVAAVNKRTIVVLNAGDSVDLTQWVDQVPGLVDAWYGGEEGGNAVADILFGDANPSGKLPFTFLRRLEDSPSYGNYPGENLHVKYAEGIYVGYRYFDKHIDVPPLFPFGFGLSYTTFQYSDLKVHKGTGDEMATVSLTVKNTGARKGAEVAQLYVGQPHASVDRPVKELKGFQRVELAPGESRSVQFVLDRRAFSFYSVAKHGWVAEPGSFDLAVGSSSRDIRLESHFVLGH, encoded by the coding sequence ATGAGCTTGAGCAGATTGGGATGCGGGGTCGTTGCCTTTGGGATGTTGGTTGGCACAGGTTATGCGCAGGCGGGTGGGGATGCAGGGGCGGCTTACAAGGACGCGCGGAGGCCAGTGGCGGAGCGCGTCGCGGATCTGCTTGGGCGGATGACGCTGGAGGAGAAGATCTCGCTTCTGAGCGGATCAAGCTGGATGGAGAGCGCAGGGGTGCCGAGGCTGGGGATTCCGGCGATCAAGATGGCGGATGGGCCGATGGGGATTCGGATATGGACTGGGCCGTCCTCACAGACGAGCGTGGAGACGCCTGTGAATCGGTTCAGCAGCACGGCGTTTCCTGCGGGTATCAATGTGGCGGCATCGTGGGACCCGGAGCTTGCACGGCAGGAGGGCCAGGTGATTGGGCAGGAGGTGGCGGCGGTTGGACGGGATATGATCCTGGGGCCTACGGTGAACATCCACAGGACTCCGCTGTGGGGGCGTAACTTTGAGAGCTACGGCGAAGATCCTTACCTGAGCGGACGGATGGCGGTGGGGTATATCAAAGGCGTTCAGAGCGAGGGGATACTGCCCTCGGTCAAGCATTTTACGGTGAACAACGAGGAGTTCGAGCGGCATCGCATTGACGTTGCGGTGGATGAGCGTGCGCTCCATGAGATATACTTTCCGGCGTTCGAGGCTGCGATCAAGGATGCACATGTGTGGACGGTGATGTCTTCCTACAACAAGGTGAATGGGGCGTATGCGGCCGAGAGTCCCTTGTTGAAGCAGGAGCTTTATAAAGAGTTTGGGTTCAAGGGATTTGTCGTCTCCGACTGGGGCAGCACATACAGTACGGCAGGGACCGTGAATGCTGGGATGGATATCGAGATGCCGGGTGGGCCTCCGATGCGCAAGTGGCTGGCGGCGAGTGGACCGCATATTGCCGGCAACGATGGCGGGTACCTGGTTCCGGAGAAGGTGATGCCGCTGGTGAAGAGCAACGAGATCCCTGTGGCGAATGTGAATGAGAATGCCGGACGGATTCTGACGGTGATCTTTGAATCAGGACTCTACGATCATCAGCACGTGGCGGGAGGGGCGATCGATACGCCTGCTCAGCGTGCGCTGACTCGCAAGGCTGCGGATGAAGGGATTGTGCTGCTGAAGAATCAGGGGGGCGTGCTTCCACTGGAGGCGGGCAAGGTGAAGTCGATTGCGGTGATTGGGCCTGGGGCTGCTACGGCGCGTGCTGGCGGGGGTGGCAGCGGACTGGTGTATGCGAAGAACATCGTGTCGCCGCTGGACGGAATACGGGCGCGGGCTACGGGCGTGGACGTCCGGTATGCGCTGGGCGCTGCGATGGCGGGCGAGGAGCCGGAGCACGATACGGCGGAGGCTAAGAAGAAGCGGCTGAATGAAGCCATAGCGGCTGCGAAGGATGCTGATGCGGCTGTGGTGTTTGTGGGGTACTCGTGGAAGCTGGAGACGGAGGGCAAGGATCGGCCTGATATGAAGCTGCCGGAGGGGCAGGACGAAATGATCCGCGCCGTGGCGGCGGTGAACAAGAGGACGATTGTGGTTTTGAATGCGGGCGATTCCGTGGATCTGACGCAGTGGGTCGATCAGGTGCCCGGGCTTGTGGACGCATGGTACGGGGGAGAAGAAGGTGGGAACGCGGTGGCCGATATTCTCTTTGGTGACGCAAACCCTTCAGGTAAGCTGCCGTTTACGTTTCTGCGGAGGCTGGAGGACTCGCCCAGCTACGGGAACTATCCGGGGGAGAATCTTCACGTGAAGTATGCGGAGGGAATCTACGTGGGGTATCGGTATTTCGATAAGCATATTGATGTACCGCCGCTGTTTCCGTTTGGCTTCGGGCTCTCTTACACAACGTTCCAATACAGCGATCTGAAGGTGCATAAGGGCACCGGTGATGAGATGGCGACCGTGAGTTTGACGGTGAAGAATACTGGTGCTCGTAAGGGCGCTGAGGTGGCACAGCTTTATGTAGGACAGCCTCATGCGTCGGTGGACAGGCCGGTGAAGGAGTTGAAGGGATTTCAGCGGGTAGAGCTTGCGCCGGGTGAGAGCAGGAGCGTCCAGTTTGTGTTGGATCGGCGGGCGTTCTCTTTTTACAGCGTAGCGAAGCATGGCTGGGTCGCGGAGCCGGGGAGCTTCGATCTTGCTGTGGGCTCTTCCTCACGGGATATTCGTCTAGAGAGTCATTTCGTGCTGGGTCACTGA
- a CDS encoding alpha-L-arabinofuranosidase C-terminal domain-containing protein: MKIQYRLCLVTFCLVAPVLQAQTPTLTIDASKPVTAVSPTLYGLMTEEINYSYDGGLYAEMVRNRTFHDHWPPFEYWTVVAQKSATAQLKYGSTGPSAALSKSLQLTIVDAGPGNEAGISNPGYWGMAVQPSTTYKGSFYAKVDHPNVAHARLIADDSGNVLAQAAIVLPVGDWKQFQYVLHSQPNVTASSRNHLELTFEHPGIVNLQLVSLFSPTFNNTPNGNRPDLMKMMSAMSPKFLRLPGGNYLEGDYINERFEWKKTLGPLVDRPTHRGPWGYQSTDGMGLLEFLKWCEDLKIEPVLAVYAGYSLKGYHVQPGKDLEPFVLDALDEIEYVTGDPGTKWGAERAKEGHPKPFPLHYIEVGNEDWFDKSKSYDARFEQFASAIRQKYPAYKLIATAPVTQGQPDVIDDHYYLTPEEFFSPDQNQKYDKMDRKGPKIFIGEWATRTGSPTPDFGAALGDASWMTSMERNSDLIVMASYAPLLTNINPGGMQWSTDLIGYDSLRSYASPSYWAQVLFAAHLGDHTIRTSGSGLDPRFFWSATTSEKNHMLYLKLVNASAEPQAITLALNGVHSGSAQLSSLHAATRSATNSIERPNAIAPVQSRVNVVDGQWKHTIPGNSIEVLDIPLK; encoded by the coding sequence ATGAAAATACAGTATCGCCTTTGCCTTGTGACCTTCTGCCTTGTAGCTCCGGTTTTGCAAGCCCAGACACCGACGCTCACCATCGATGCCTCTAAACCGGTCACAGCCGTCAGCCCAACCCTCTACGGCCTGATGACGGAGGAGATCAACTACTCCTACGATGGTGGTCTCTACGCCGAGATGGTCCGTAACCGCACCTTCCATGATCACTGGCCACCCTTTGAGTACTGGACTGTTGTAGCCCAGAAGTCCGCCACAGCCCAGCTCAAGTATGGCTCGACCGGCCCGTCCGCAGCGCTCTCGAAGAGCCTGCAGTTGACCATCGTCGATGCCGGCCCAGGCAATGAGGCGGGCATCTCGAACCCCGGATACTGGGGGATGGCCGTGCAGCCATCAACAACCTACAAGGGGTCTTTCTATGCCAAGGTCGATCACCCCAACGTCGCCCACGCACGTCTTATCGCAGACGATTCCGGCAACGTACTTGCCCAGGCGGCCATCGTTCTACCGGTCGGAGACTGGAAACAATTTCAGTATGTTCTTCATTCCCAGCCCAACGTCACCGCGAGTTCCAGAAATCATCTGGAGCTCACCTTTGAGCATCCTGGAATCGTCAACCTGCAACTGGTCTCTCTCTTTTCTCCTACCTTCAATAACACTCCTAACGGCAACCGCCCGGATCTCATGAAAATGATGTCGGCGATGAGTCCCAAATTTCTCAGACTACCCGGAGGAAACTACCTGGAGGGTGACTATATCAACGAACGCTTTGAATGGAAGAAGACCCTGGGTCCGCTGGTAGACCGCCCTACCCATCGCGGCCCTTGGGGCTATCAGTCCACAGACGGAATGGGCTTACTCGAGTTTCTGAAATGGTGTGAAGATCTCAAGATCGAACCCGTCCTCGCGGTCTATGCCGGCTACTCCCTGAAAGGGTACCATGTGCAACCCGGAAAAGATCTTGAGCCCTTCGTTCTGGACGCATTGGATGAGATTGAGTATGTAACCGGTGACCCAGGCACAAAGTGGGGAGCGGAGCGAGCAAAAGAAGGCCACCCGAAACCATTTCCCCTCCACTACATTGAGGTGGGCAATGAGGACTGGTTCGACAAATCCAAGAGTTACGACGCCCGCTTCGAGCAGTTCGCCTCCGCAATTCGCCAGAAATATCCCGCCTACAAACTGATCGCGACAGCGCCCGTCACGCAGGGGCAGCCCGATGTCATTGACGACCACTACTACCTCACCCCGGAGGAATTCTTCTCTCCCGATCAAAATCAGAAATACGACAAGATGGACCGGAAGGGGCCAAAGATCTTTATCGGAGAGTGGGCCACAAGGACCGGCTCTCCCACACCAGATTTTGGTGCCGCTCTGGGAGACGCATCCTGGATGACGAGCATGGAGCGCAACAGCGACCTCATCGTCATGGCAAGCTACGCCCCTCTACTCACGAACATCAATCCCGGAGGCATGCAGTGGTCGACCGACCTGATCGGCTACGACTCCCTCCGTTCCTATGCCTCCCCAAGCTACTGGGCACAGGTGCTCTTTGCAGCTCATCTTGGCGATCACACGATCCGAACATCCGGCTCAGGCTTGGACCCGCGATTCTTCTGGTCAGCCACCACGTCGGAGAAGAATCACATGCTGTATCTCAAGCTCGTGAACGCCTCCGCGGAACCACAAGCCATCACGCTCGCATTGAACGGCGTGCATAGTGGCTCGGCTCAACTCTCAAGCCTGCATGCCGCAACCAGGTCAGCAACCAACTCCATTGAGCGGCCCAACGCAATTGCGCCAGTCCAGTCAAGGGTGAACGTCGTTGATGGTCAATGGAAACACACCATCCCGGGAAACTCGATTGAAGTTCTAGACATTCCGTTGAAATGA
- a CDS encoding carboxypeptidase-like regulatory domain-containing protein yields MFLSLRSDLAAADPGQNRTYCSLSGRVTTPEGTPVPEAIVQLSGPLLPPRTATSDADGRFTIVDLPPGTFSVTVSRDGFSPVTGSVRLVPEANTASATFTLRPAATDSVTVSASDKDIAEAQIHLAEQQRIAGILPNFFVSYIWRATPLTSGQKFRLALKNAADPGNLILVGTVAGVQQATNSFPGYSQGWKGYGRRYGADLGNLVSGTFIGGAILPSVFHQDPRYFYKGTGSTSSRFWYAVSRTVVTRGDKGRPQPNYSTMLGDMSAGALSNLYYAPEDRQGAKVTIANGLLGIAGDAMNNVFQEFVLKKLTTNNKRNTLQP; encoded by the coding sequence ATGTTTCTGTCCTTACGGTCCGATCTGGCGGCGGCCGATCCGGGACAGAATCGCACCTATTGCAGCCTCAGCGGTCGCGTAACGACGCCTGAGGGAACGCCTGTACCCGAAGCCATCGTCCAACTCAGCGGACCCCTTTTGCCGCCACGCACTGCTACAAGCGATGCAGATGGCAGGTTCACAATCGTAGACCTGCCGCCTGGCACCTTTAGCGTAACTGTCTCCCGCGATGGCTTCAGTCCTGTGACCGGATCGGTGCGGTTAGTGCCCGAAGCAAACACCGCCTCGGCTACCTTTACGTTGCGTCCTGCGGCGACTGATTCGGTGACCGTCTCCGCATCGGACAAGGACATTGCCGAGGCACAGATCCACCTTGCAGAACAACAGCGCATTGCGGGTATTCTGCCGAACTTCTTCGTCAGTTATATCTGGCGGGCTACGCCCCTTACCTCTGGGCAGAAGTTCCGCCTGGCTCTCAAGAACGCGGCTGACCCGGGTAACCTGATTCTCGTGGGCACGGTTGCGGGTGTTCAGCAGGCGACCAACTCGTTTCCCGGATATAGCCAGGGATGGAAGGGTTACGGTCGACGGTACGGCGCAGATCTGGGAAACCTGGTGTCCGGAACCTTCATCGGCGGTGCGATCCTGCCCTCGGTGTTTCATCAGGATCCACGATACTTTTACAAGGGCACGGGATCGACTTCTTCACGTTTCTGGTACGCCGTGAGCCGCACGGTCGTCACGCGGGGCGACAAGGGCAGGCCGCAGCCTAACTACTCCACGATGCTGGGCGATATGTCGGCAGGCGCGCTCTCGAACCTGTACTATGCGCCGGAGGATCGTCAGGGTGCGAAGGTGACGATTGCGAATGGGCTGCTTGGGATTGCGGGCGACGCCATGAACAACGTCTTCCAGGAGTTTGTGTTGAAGAAGCTGACCACAAATAACAAGCGCAATACTCTTCAGCCTTGA
- a CDS encoding tetratricopeptide repeat protein has product MEHYETVLAIDPHSPPARKGELSAATALALESRHAGNQQAALLCLSHARNYLPDDPTLLHHLGIQLYDMHQLAAAAEALAQAIALAPHDPDNVYALARVEQDQQSFPAAERHYDTYLAARPADASAHYGLGHLLQMEQRPEEADAQFNESIRLQPLQTESYYQLGQMALDDHRDEAAKPLFERTLARAPNHGGALAGLGILAYRQMDYSTAVASLRKATIAAPDYQVAHYYLGLALARLNDKEASAQELKIAADLAIKQQGKSAPISSQPLP; this is encoded by the coding sequence ATGGAACACTATGAAACGGTCCTTGCCATCGACCCCCATTCCCCCCCGGCGCGCAAGGGAGAACTCTCAGCCGCAACCGCCCTTGCGCTTGAATCCCGCCACGCCGGCAACCAGCAAGCGGCTCTCCTGTGCCTGAGTCACGCCCGCAATTATCTCCCGGACGATCCCACCCTCCTTCATCATCTAGGCATTCAGCTTTATGACATGCACCAACTTGCGGCTGCAGCCGAGGCGCTCGCACAAGCAATAGCGTTGGCCCCCCATGACCCTGACAACGTTTACGCGCTCGCACGCGTGGAGCAGGATCAGCAGTCCTTCCCCGCAGCCGAACGTCACTATGACACCTATCTTGCCGCACGACCTGCGGACGCCTCGGCTCACTACGGTCTCGGCCATCTCCTCCAAATGGAGCAGCGCCCGGAAGAGGCAGACGCACAGTTCAATGAATCGATAAGACTTCAACCCCTGCAAACCGAGTCGTACTACCAGTTGGGCCAGATGGCGTTAGACGACCATCGCGACGAGGCGGCCAAACCGCTCTTCGAACGCACCCTCGCCCGCGCTCCAAATCACGGAGGAGCACTGGCTGGCCTTGGCATCCTGGCCTATCGACAAATGGACTATTCCACCGCCGTCGCATCTCTCCGCAAAGCGACCATCGCGGCTCCTGACTATCAGGTCGCCCACTACTATCTTGGCCTCGCGCTCGCCCGCCTCAACGACAAGGAGGCATCGGCCCAGGAGCTCAAGATAGCAGCCGATCTCGCAATCAAACAGCAGGGCAAGTCAGCCCCAATCTCATCTCAGCCGCTACCCTGA